The proteins below come from a single Deltaproteobacteria bacterium genomic window:
- a CDS encoding 50S ribosomal protein L29, producing MKAQDVRDLSDAELQARERELADELFHLRLKRATSQLPNPMKVRQTKRDLARVKTLLHERGQP from the coding sequence ATGAAAGCCCAGGACGTACGTGACCTGAGTGACGCCGAGCTGCAAGCCCGCGAGCGCGAGCTCGCCGACGAGCTCTTCCACCTGCGCCTCAAGCGGGCCACGTCGCAGCTCCCCAACCCGATGAAGGTGCGCCAGACCAAGCGTGACCTGGCCCGCGTCAAGACCCTGCTCCACGAGCGGGGGCAACCATGA